One genomic region from Plasmodium chabaudi chabaudi strain AS genome assembly, chromosome: 7 encodes:
- a CDS encoding arsenical pump-driving ATPase, putative — protein sequence MSKAGSDASSISCSLSLDSDSCDDEFYETNLNKLIENTSLNWIFVGGKGGVGKTTTSCSIAIQLAKKRESVLLLSTDPAHNTSDAFNQKFTNKPTLINSFDNLYCMEIDTTFSEDTAFKINKSDFLNSIIPELLQSFPGIDEALCFAELMQSIRNMKYSVIVFDTAPTGHTLRLLAFPDLLKKALGYLINLKEKLKGTLNMLQSLTSNEMEFEGMYDKINHLNTMSISIQENFQNPLKTTFVCVCIPEFLSVYETERLIQELTKKNISCYNIVVNQVVFPLTSQDANIESCEGLLKQIKDTNIKDSFSSLILKAKELEDVYISRRKLQSKYLTQIKNLYGNYFHIVCMPQLKSEIRGLDKIASFSEMLLQSKDIPIYSPQ from the coding sequence ATGAGTAAAGCTGGATCCGATGCATCATCGATATCTTGTTCGTTATCGCTAGATAGCGATTCTTGCGACGATGAGTTTTATGAAACTAATTTAAACAAGTTGATTGAAAATACGTCATTAAATTGGATATTTGTTGGAGGAAAGGGTGGAGTAGGAAAAACTACAACCTCTTGCTCTATAGCAATTCAGCTAGctaaaaaaagagaatccgttttattattatcaacaGATCCTGCACATAATACAAGTGATGCATTTAAtcaaaaatttacaaataaacctacattaataaattcatttgataatttatattgtatGGAAATAGATACAACATTTTCTGAAGATACtgcatttaaaataaataaatcagattttttaaatagcaTCATACCTGAATTGTTACAAAGCTTCCCAGGTATTGATGAAGCATTATGTTTTGCTGAACTAATGCAATCCATAagaaatatgaaatattcTGTCATCGTTTTTGATACAGCACCTACTGGGCATACACTAAGACTTTTAGCATTTCcagatttattaaaaaaagcattaggatatttaattaatttaaaagaaaaacttAAAGGTACTTTAAATATGTTACAAAGTTTAACAAGTAATGAAATGGAATTTGAAGGAAtgtatgataaaataaatcatttaaataCTATGTCAATAAGTATACaagaaaattttcaaaaccCTTTAAAAACAACATTTGTATGTGTATGTATCCCAGAATTTTTAAGTGTATATGAAACAGAAAGGTTGATACAGGAacttacaaaaaaaaatatatcgtGTTACAACATTGTCGTAAATCAAGTTGTTTTCCCATTAACTTCTCAAGATGCAAATATAGAAAGTTGTGAAGGATTgttaaaacaaattaaagatactaatataaaagattCATTCAGTAGTCTAATTTTAAAAGCTAAAGAATTAGAGGatgtttatatatctaGACGAAAATTACAATCTAAATATTTAacacaaattaaaaatttatatggaaattattttcatattgttTGTATGCCTCAATTAAAAAGTGAAATACGAGGATTAGATAAAATTGCAAGCTTCTCTGAAATGCTTTTACAATCTAAAGACATACCAATTTACTCTCCccaataa
- a CDS encoding acylated pleckstrin-homology domain-containing protein, putative: protein MGNTVPYSCYERWGKRAPDGPLINYDPETTNNGPLSNLLENFNYELKQEEYNANRKDHSGANTGQALGNSHENRGDLNNSNNNEDSSTKPNVIRNARRRPTYSPSARKINIENEIYDDDDEDEKLSTDNSGEDISAKNLKDEKIKEYRKILTKVVKIKTTIFHETVKVTCSKDGKLLEWYKGKADDDGHKKPIGSFPLNKITSIRTKVDNLKSLEISVSSVNINTYLFTFKTREERESWQNHLESFKNIMDMK from the exons atgggAAATACAGTTCCATATAGCTGTTATGAAAGATGGGGGAAAAGAGCACCCGATGGTCCTCTGATAAATTACGACCCAGAGACG ACAAATAACGGGCCCTTATCGAATTTGCTAGAAAATTTCAACTATGAGTTAAAGCAGGAGGAATATAATGCGAATAGGAAGGATCATAGTGGGGCGAATACAGGGCAGGCACTAGGAAATAGTCATGAAAATCGGGGTGATCTAAATAATAGTAACAATAATGAAGATAGTAGCACAAAACCAAATGTTATAAGAAATGCAAGAAGAAGACCTACATATTCTCCATCAGCtcgaaaaataaatatagaaaatgaaatatatgatgacgatgatgaagatgaaaaattatCTACTGATAATTCAGGGGAAGATATTTCAgcaaaaaatttgaaagatgaaaaaattaaagaatatcgaaaaatattaactaaggttgttaaaataaaaacgacTATATTTCATGAAACAGTTAAAGTAACATGTTCAAAAGATGGAAAACTTCTTGAATGGTATAAAGGGAAAGCAGATGATGATGGTCATAAAAAACCTATTGGTTCTTTtccattaaataaaataacatcAATAAGAACTAAAGTCGATAATCTTAAATCCCTTGAAATATCTGTTAGTAgtgtaaatattaatacttATCTTTTCACATTTAAAACAAGAGAAGAAAGAGAAAGTTGGCAAAACCATTTAGAAtcgtttaaaaatattatggatatgaaataa
- a CDS encoding RNA-binding protein, putative, which yields MTSSDIINESNDNDAFSKIKENKNDETSKKVIDNNSLENESDNNCENREKRERSLSNGSYRRGKKKMCCCHEKSISKCSSKNDKSSSSSRSKNTDTLSTASTGIIEYGSSSKNINEPFKFFIGGIPQNITNKYISEYFEKYGPVQNVVIAQDHETKRNRGFAFVTMSSHINKDKILTDSHELNGKRVDVREEHNTTPSDIQRKIFVGGLSYYWTKDTLERHKQIKKNIYIYIIENVIRLCKYFYFSAFGEIDIVQIVVDSSGRSRCFGFVVFTNESSVAKVLKHKRHKIYDKMVEVRKAEPKKPKMSMKRQNNKSHSKYSHPPPFMGPFPYNKESMTQWANFMYNACGVPFLFNQRFQNVPDFYSNYNYYPNSVENMQQPDYNN from the exons ATGACTTCAAGtgatattataaatgaatCGAATGATAATGATGcgttttcaaaaataaaagaaaataaaaatgatgagacttcaaaaaaagtaatagaCAATAATTCTCTTGAAAATGAAAGTGATAACAATTGTGAAAATAGAGAAAAACGAGAGCGAAGTTTATCTAATGGTTCATATAGGCGTG gaaaaaaaaaaatgtgttgTTGCCACGAAAAAAGCATCTCAAAATGTTCCAgcaaaaatgataaaagtAGTTCATCATCTAGGAGCAAAAATACGGATACTCTAAGTACTG CTTCAACAGGAATCATTGAATATGGAAGTAgctcaaaaaatattaatgaacCATTTAAATTCTTCATTGGTGGAATACcacaaaatattacaaataaa tatataagcgaatattttgaaaaatatggacCTGTGCAAAATGTAGTTATTGCACAAGACCACGAGACAAAAAGGAACAGAGGGTTTGCCTTTGTAACAATGTCAtctcatataaataaagataaaatattaacg GATTCTCATGAATTGAATGGGAAACGTGTGGATGTCCGTGAGGAACACAATACAACACCCTCAGATAttcaaagaaaaatatttgtaggGGGATTAAGCTATTATTGGACTAAAGATACTTTGGAAAGgcataaacaaataaaaaaaaatatatacatatatataatagaaaatGTTATACGGCTATGCAAATATTT ttATTTTTCGGCATTTGGAGAAATAGATATAGTACAAATTGTTGTAGATTCTAGTGGTAGATCACGATGTTTTGGTTTTGTAGTTTTCACAAATGAATCATCAGTTGCAAAAGTTCTCAAGCACAAAAGgcataaaatttat GATAAAATGGTTGAAGTTAGAAAAGCCGAACCTAAGAAGCCAAAAATGTCTATGAAACggcaaaataataaaag TCATTCAAAATATTCCCACCCCCCTCCTTTTATGGGTCCTTTCCcttataataaagaaagtATGACCCAATGGGCAAATTTTATGTACAATGCATGTGGAgtaccatttttatttaaccaAAGATTTCAAAATGTTCCAGATTTTTATTCTaactataattattatccAAATTCGGTTGAAAATATGCAACAACCGGATTATAACAATTAA
- a CDS encoding armadillo-domain containing rhoptry protein, putative, whose protein sequence is MGNRCCTGRDLLYKSKLQELGIEGSKTIRKLLSFTNNDIIRFDKAYDENDVQEFVNLCSSTCEIEKLEDRMHPWAADPKTIGALSATQLAILASKENEPHYKDAIRESNGIPVFINLLKSHELDRVHAAVVALSFLSVDNVKNCICMFENGALPYLITGMKSNIDGMKAACAQTCRNIFVLDKSYKKEFLKLGGITQLVNLLELPPTDDNLPLYTQLEAIYHLEDFILNDGDEVPQFLEAVKKSDAIKNLKALQQCPEQDLAEASNVLLLRLTD, encoded by the exons ATGGGAAATCGATGTTGCACGGGAAGAGat ttACTTTATAAAAGCAAGCTTCAAGAGCTTGGAATTGAGGGATCAAAGACAATAAGAAAATTGTTATCCTTTACaa ACAATGATATTATACGATTCGATAAAGCATATGACGAAAATGATGTGCAAGAATTTGTGAATTTATGTTCTTCTACTTGCGAG ATTGAAAAGTTAGAGGACAGAATGCACCCATGGGCTGCTGACCCCAAAACAATCGGTGCATTATCAGCGACCCAATTGGCAATATTGGCTAGCAAAGAAA atGAGCCACATTATAAAGATGCAATTCGTGAATCCAATGGAATTCCCGTTTTTATAAACTTATTAAAATCacat gAGTTAGATAGAGTCCACGCAGCGGTTGTGGCCTTATCCTTTTTATCAGTCGATA ATGtgaaaaattgtatatgtatgttTGAGAATGGAGCTTTGCCATATTTGATAACAGGAATGAAATCAAATATAGACGGAATGAAGGCAGCTTGTGCCCAAACATgcagaaatatatttgtctTAG ATAAAAGTTACAAGAAGGAATTTCTAAAACTAGGAGGAATAACCCAATTAGTCAACTTATTAGAAtt GCCACCTACTGATGATAATCTACCTTTATATACCCAATTAGAGGctatttatcatttggaAGACTTTATATTG AATGATGGAGATGAAGTTCCTCAATTTTTAGAGGCAGTAAAAAAATCCGATgccattaaaaatttaaaagcCCTTCAACAG tGCCCCGAACAGGATTTAGCTGAAGCTTCAAATGTTTTACTTTTAAGACTTACAGATTAA
- a CDS encoding calmodulin-like protein, putative encodes MDKYKFSKERRREIEFIFNEFNKNKNGLDGNQLLYLLKSIGIYLNKDESASLLEECKTNGNLNLNNFYALMQEFYYDENIGKMLLTALQAHTKEGSKTITFAKLKHLLMTLGTGVKLTEDEIDSFLNVEFNHVKNMEISFDEFIYKVLKE; translated from the exons atggaCAAGTATAAGTTTTCTAAAGAAAGG AGACGCGAAATCGAATTCATATTTAATGaattcaataaaaataaaaatggactAGATGGGAATCAGTTGCTATATCTATTAAAGTCGATTGGAATTTATCTTAACAAAGATGAATCAGCGTCTTTGCTCGAAG AATGCAAGACAAATGggaatttaaatttaaacaatttCTATGCTCTTATGCAAGAATTTTATTACGATGAAAACATTGGGAAAATGCTATTAACAGCGTTACAAGCTCATACTAAAGAAGGCAGTAAAACAATTACCTTTGCAAAACTAAAGCATTTATTAATGACATTGG GTACTGGTGTAAAATTAACAGAAGATGAAATAGACTCCTTTTTAAATGTTGAATTCAATCAcgttaaaaatatggaaatatCATTTGatgaatttatatacaa GGTATTAAAAGAGTGA
- a CDS encoding Rab5-interacting protein, putative → MTKPAKNGSELFKKLLRDKLTKNEMDDVFFYYKQIIGIIAGVICGIVGIKGILGFMFFLIFQFFLSVALYNKKIDENYYMDNYSIVTSNLSVAIPAFVVSWITMHTVLL, encoded by the exons atgacaaAGCCAGCTAAAAATGGCAGTGAATTATTTAAGAAGCTTCTTCGGGATAAGCTGACTAAG AATGAAATGGAcgatgtttttttttattataaacaaataatag GTATAATAGCTGGTGTTATATGTGGGATAGTAGGAATCAAAGGAATATTAGGATTCATGTTTTTTCTCAtctttcaattttttctgTCTGTTGCCctatacaataaaaaaattgatgaaaattattatatggatAACTATAGCATTGTAACTAGTAACTTATCCGTTGCTATACCGGCATTTGTG GTATCATGGATAACAATGCACACAGTACTACTTTAA
- a CDS encoding GTP-binding protein, putative, translated as MIFIFKAILFANIYYNIVLSFHTKNNGNNYIYIKKNNNFKNFKSKKSKYISKKCNTTFLCMNNEDQNDSLKKNKSGESVKFYEFSHIYKHLKTDQSNVDPEKKEKDENSQTPNESSVKNDFIKQVSEFYQEQQNNTKKYIEDDEKYTSSPDSDSVNSISSNILVKDEPNRIQKMAFENIYDYSSIFKEKEKKIHIKKYVANIFQKLPKFKDNLKVIKDALLYLKFIEKGNLYLVKDLDKKSINSEPYDDFSNKKKKKGTKKDKIKLELTSIYNNINKEKHTKKRICKECSIKVDLYTKLLSRPLNNIYNLHKNLKKYLHPFQYSLYENAITNMYKDGEASMSLNDVLKNIIEVRKLITVTGKAYAGQMKYLKTCREIFNKLNEAIVDLNVILQSGRKWLDLYNSYIKKIKKIKYIDIEKPAISIIGCTNVGKSSILNSITNSKSKIASYNFTTKEFNLGHYSFVNEDDIFTAQIMDLPGLINRQEEKRNIMEKLSLSSLKNIPSGVIYVFDPLKKEDHKFSSLKSQIEIRYYLRGLFPFRPWIDVITKSDLIDFSMVNLPKDLKENAIFISTEQKDSLLPLKEKINEMTFKLNNFLIKHTME; from the coding sequence atgatatttatatttaaagcCATTTTATTcgcaaatatttattataacattgttttatcttttcacacaaaaaataacggtaataattatatatatataaaaaaaaataataattttaaaaatttcaagtctaaaaaaagtaaatatatatctaaaaaatgtaacacAACATTTTTGTGCATGAATAATGAAGACCAAAATgattcattaaaaaaaaataaatcaggAGAAAGTGTAAAATTTTACGAATTTTCACATATTTACaaacatttaaaaacaGATCAATCAAATGTAGAtcctgaaaaaaaagaaaaagatgaaaatagtCAAACCCCTAATGAAAGTTCTGTcaaaaatgattttataaaacaagTTTCAGAATTTTATCAAGaacaacaaaataatacaaagaaatatatcGAAGACGATGAAAAATACACATCAAGCCCAGACAGTGATAGTGTAAATAGTATAAGCTCCAATATATTAGTTAAAGATGAACCAAATAGGATACAAAAAATGgcatttgaaaatatatatgattatagcagtatatttaaagaaaaagaaaaaaaaattcatataaaaaaatatgttgccaatatatttcaaaaattacCAAAATTTAAAGACAATCTAAAAGTAATTAAAGatgcattattatatctaaaatttatagaaaaaggaaatttatatttagttAAAGatttagataaaaaaagtataaattCAGAACCATATGatgatttttcaaataaaaaaaaaaaaaaaggaacaaaaaaagataaaataaaattagaaTTAACTagcatttataataatattaataaagaaaaacacacaaaaaaaagaatatgtaAAGAATGCTCTATTAAAGTagatttatatacaaaactTTTATCAAGAcctttaaataatatatataatttacacaaaaatctaaaaaaatatttacaccCTTTCCAGTATagtttatatgaaaatgctataacaaatatgtataaagaTGGAGAAGCTTCTATGTCATTAAAtgatgttttaaaaaacattataGAAGTAAGAAAATTAATAACAGTAACTGGAAAAGCATATGCAGgacaaatgaaatatttaaaaacatgtagagaaatatttaataaattaaacgAAGCTATAGTTGATCTAAATGTTATTTTACAATCAGGAAGAAAATGGCtagatttatataattcttacattaaaaaaattaaaaaaattaaatatattgatataGAAAAACCAGCCATATCAATTATAGGTTGTACTAATGTAGGAAAAAGTAGTATCCTAAATTCTATTACAAATTCTAAATCAAAAATAGCTagttataattttacaacaaaagaatttaatttaggtcattattcatttgtaaatgaagatgatatatttacagCACAAATTATGGATCTACCAGGACTTATAAATCGTcaagaagaaaaaagaaacatcATGGAAAAACTTTCTCTTTcgtctttaaaaaatataccatCTGGAGTCATCTATGTTTTTGAtccattaaaaaaagaggaTCATAAATTCTCTTCTTTAAAATCACAAATAGAAATTCGATATTATTTAAGAggtttatttccatttagACCATGGATTGATGTTATAACAAAATCAGATTTAATTGATTTTTCCATGGTAAACCTTCCTAAagatttaaaagaaaatgctatttttatttcaacaGAACAGAAAGATTCGTTATTACCACtgaaggaaaaaataaacgaaatgacatttaaattaaataatttcttGATCAAGCATACGATGGAATAA